The following are encoded together in the Citrobacter arsenatis genome:
- the tesB gene encoding acyl-CoA thioesterase II — MSLALKNLLTLLNLEKIEEGLFRGQSEDLGLRQVFGGQVVGQALYAAKETVPEERLVHSFHSYFLRPGDSQKPIIYDVEVLRDGNSFSARRVAAIQNGKPIFYMTASFQAPEDGFEHQKTMPDAPGPDELKSETEIARSVAHLLPPLLKEKFINDRPLEVRPVEFHNPLKGHVAPPARQVWIRANGELQDDLRVHQYLLGYASDLNFLPVALQPYGIGFLEKGIQIATIDHSMWFHRPFNINEWLLYNVESTSASGARGFVRGEFYTQDGVLVASTVQEGVMRNRN; from the coding sequence ATGAGTCTGGCGCTGAAAAACTTGCTGACATTGTTAAATCTGGAAAAAATTGAAGAAGGACTCTTTCGGGGCCAAAGTGAAGACTTAGGGTTGCGTCAGGTTTTTGGGGGACAGGTTGTCGGTCAGGCGCTGTATGCCGCAAAAGAAACCGTACCGGAAGAGCGTCTGGTCCACTCTTTTCACAGCTACTTTTTACGCCCCGGCGATAGCCAAAAGCCCATCATCTATGATGTGGAAGTCCTGCGTGATGGTAACAGCTTCAGCGCGCGCCGCGTTGCCGCGATCCAGAATGGTAAACCCATTTTTTACATGACCGCCTCTTTCCAGGCGCCGGAAGACGGATTTGAACATCAGAAAACCATGCCAGATGCGCCGGGTCCCGATGAACTGAAATCCGAAACGGAAATTGCCCGCTCAGTGGCGCATTTACTGCCGCCGCTGTTGAAAGAAAAATTTATCAACGATCGTCCGTTGGAAGTGCGTCCGGTAGAGTTTCATAACCCCCTAAAAGGTCACGTCGCACCTCCGGCACGCCAGGTTTGGATCCGTGCTAACGGCGAGCTGCAGGACGATTTGCGCGTGCATCAGTATCTGCTGGGTTATGCCTCAGACCTGAACTTCCTGCCCGTCGCGCTGCAACCGTACGGGATTGGTTTCCTGGAAAAAGGGATTCAGATCGCCACCATTGACCACTCAATGTGGTTCCATCGTCCGTTCAATATCAATGAATGGCTGCTGTATAACGTCGAAAGTACTTCCGCCTCCGGTGCCCGGGGCTTTGTGCGCGGGGAATTTTATACGCAGGATGGCGTGCTGGTCGCTTCTACCGTGCAGGAAGGGGTAATGCGTAATCGTAATTGA
- a CDS encoding SmdA family multidrug ABC transporter permease/ATP-binding protein — MRLFAQLSWYFRREWRRYLGAVALLIIIAILQLIPPKVVGIIVDGVTTQRFTTERLLMWVGTIALIAVVVYLLRYVWRVLLFGASYQLAVELREDYYRQLSRQHPEFYLRHRTGDLMARATNDVDRVVFAAGEGVLTLVDSLVMGCAVLIVMSTQISWQLTLIALLPMPVMAIMIKRYGDRLHNRFKLAQAAFSSLNDRTQESLTSIRMIKAFGLEDRQSALFAADAADTGKKNLRVARIDARFDPTIYIAIGMANLLAIAGGSWMVVNGSLTLGQLTSFMMYLGLMIWPMLALAWMFNIVERGSAAYSRIRAMLAEAPVVDDGTEPVPEGRGELAVAIREFCYPQTTHPALENVNFQLKPGQMLGICGPTGAGKSTVLSLIQRHFDISMGDVRFHDIPLTRLQLDSWRSRLAVVSQTPFLFSDTVGNNIALGRPQATQEEIEHVARLASVHEDILRLPQGYDTEVGERGVMLSGGQKQRISIARALLLNAEILILDDALSAVDGRTEHQILHNLRQWGEGRTVIISAHRLSALTEANEIIVMQHGHIAQRGEHDVLVQQPGWYRDMYRYQQLEAALSDAPEINEEAANA; from the coding sequence GTGCGATTATTTGCTCAATTAAGCTGGTACTTTCGCCGGGAGTGGCGTCGCTACCTCGGGGCAGTGGCCCTGCTTATCATCATCGCTATCCTTCAGCTTATTCCGCCGAAAGTGGTTGGGATCATTGTCGATGGCGTAACGACTCAACGCTTCACCACCGAGCGGCTGCTGATGTGGGTGGGAACAATTGCCCTGATCGCAGTGGTGGTCTATTTGCTGCGCTATGTCTGGCGCGTGCTACTGTTTGGCGCATCCTACCAACTGGCAGTTGAGCTGCGGGAAGATTATTACCGTCAGTTGAGTCGCCAGCATCCTGAGTTTTATCTGCGTCACCGCACGGGCGATCTAATGGCGCGTGCCACCAACGATGTCGATCGCGTCGTATTTGCCGCCGGAGAAGGTGTGCTGACGCTGGTGGATTCGCTGGTAATGGGGTGTGCGGTGCTGATCGTGATGTCAACGCAGATAAGCTGGCAACTGACGTTGATTGCGCTGCTGCCGATGCCGGTGATGGCGATAATGATCAAACGTTACGGCGATCGACTCCATAACCGCTTTAAGCTGGCGCAGGCGGCGTTTTCCAGTCTCAACGACCGTACTCAGGAAAGCCTGACCAGTATTCGTATGATCAAGGCCTTTGGTCTGGAGGATCGGCAGTCGGCATTATTTGCCGCCGATGCCGCAGATACCGGTAAGAAAAACCTGCGCGTGGCGCGCATTGACGCCCGCTTTGATCCCACGATTTATATTGCCATTGGTATGGCTAACCTGCTGGCGATTGCCGGAGGAAGCTGGATGGTGGTGAATGGTTCGCTGACGCTCGGCCAACTGACCAGCTTTATGATGTATCTCGGTCTGATGATTTGGCCGATGCTGGCGCTGGCATGGATGTTTAATATCGTCGAACGCGGCAGCGCCGCCTACAGCCGGATTCGCGCTATGCTGGCCGAAGCGCCGGTGGTGGATGACGGCACTGAACCGGTACCGGAAGGACGCGGCGAGCTGGCGGTGGCGATCCGCGAGTTTTGCTACCCGCAAACCACCCACCCGGCGCTGGAAAATGTGAATTTCCAGCTCAAACCGGGACAGATGCTGGGCATCTGTGGACCGACCGGTGCGGGAAAAAGTACCGTGCTGTCGCTGATCCAGCGTCATTTTGATATCTCCATGGGCGATGTGCGCTTCCATGATATTCCGTTAACGCGCTTACAGCTTGATAGCTGGCGCAGCCGGCTGGCGGTTGTCAGCCAAACGCCATTCCTGTTTTCGGATACCGTCGGCAATAACATCGCGTTAGGACGTCCGCAGGCCACGCAGGAAGAGATCGAGCATGTGGCGCGCCTTGCCAGCGTTCATGAGGATATTTTACGTCTTCCGCAGGGCTACGACACTGAAGTGGGTGAACGCGGGGTGATGCTGTCTGGTGGGCAAAAACAGCGTATTTCTATCGCTCGGGCGCTACTGCTGAACGCTGAAATCCTGATCCTTGATGATGCGTTGTCGGCGGTGGACGGTCGTACCGAGCATCAGATCCTGCATAACCTGCGCCAGTGGGGAGAAGGCAGAACGGTGATCATTAGCGCGCACCGTTTATCTGCGCTGACAGAAGCCAATGAAATTATCGTGATGCAGCACGGACATATTGCCCAGCGCGGCGAGCATGACGTGCTGGTACAGCAGCCTGGCTGGTATCGCGATATGTACCGCTATCAGCAACTGGAAGCGGCGCTGTCTGATGCGCCAGAGATAAACGAGGAGGCGGCTAATGCGTAG
- the amtB gene encoding ammonium transporter AmtB yields MKIATMKTGIASLALLPGLAMAAPAVADKADNAFMMICTALVLFMTIPGIALFYGGLIRGKNVLSMLTQVTVTFALVCILWVVYGYSLAFGEGNNFFGNFNWVLLKNIALTAVTGSFYQYIHVAFQGSFACITVGLIVGALAERIRFSAVLIFVVVWLTLSYIPIAHMVWGGGLLASHGALDFAGGTVVHINAAIAGLVGAYLIGKRVGFGKEAFKPHNLPMVFTGTAILYIGWFGFNAGSAGTANEIAALAFVNTVVATAAAILGWIFGEWALRGKPSLLGACSGAIAGLVGVTPACGYIGVGGALIIGVVAGLAGLWGVTMLKRLLRVDDPCDVFGVHGVCGIVGCILTGVFAASSLGGVGFAEGVTMGHQLLVQLESVAITIVWSGVVAFIGYKLADMTVGLRVPEEQEREGLDVNSHGENAYNA; encoded by the coding sequence ATGAAGATAGCAACGATGAAAACGGGTATTGCTTCACTGGCGCTGTTGCCGGGACTGGCGATGGCGGCACCAGCGGTGGCGGATAAAGCAGATAACGCGTTTATGATGATCTGTACCGCGCTGGTGCTGTTTATGACTATCCCTGGCATTGCGCTGTTCTACGGCGGGTTGATTCGCGGTAAGAACGTGCTGTCGATGCTGACTCAGGTTACGGTGACATTCGCTCTGGTTTGTATTTTATGGGTGGTTTATGGCTACTCACTGGCCTTTGGCGAAGGGAATAATTTCTTCGGCAACTTCAACTGGGTATTGCTGAAGAACATCGCGCTGACGGCGGTCACGGGGAGCTTCTACCAGTACATTCATGTTGCTTTTCAGGGATCTTTCGCCTGTATCACCGTTGGGTTGATTGTTGGGGCGTTGGCTGAACGTATTCGATTTTCTGCGGTGCTGATTTTTGTGGTGGTGTGGTTAACGCTGTCATACATCCCCATTGCCCATATGGTCTGGGGCGGCGGCTTGCTGGCTTCCCATGGCGCGCTGGATTTTGCCGGTGGTACGGTCGTGCACATCAATGCGGCGATTGCCGGCCTGGTTGGCGCGTATCTGATTGGCAAACGCGTCGGTTTTGGCAAGGAAGCCTTTAAACCGCACAACCTGCCGATGGTCTTCACCGGTACCGCTATTCTCTATATTGGTTGGTTTGGCTTTAACGCTGGTTCAGCGGGAACGGCAAATGAGATCGCCGCACTGGCCTTCGTTAATACCGTGGTCGCCACCGCTGCCGCCATCCTTGGATGGATCTTCGGTGAATGGGCGCTGCGCGGCAAACCGTCTCTGCTGGGGGCTTGTTCTGGCGCCATTGCGGGTCTGGTAGGCGTAACACCGGCATGTGGCTACATTGGTGTCGGCGGTGCGCTGATTATCGGTGTGGTTGCGGGGCTGGCTGGCCTGTGGGGCGTAACCATGCTGAAGCGTTTGCTACGCGTGGACGATCCCTGTGACGTGTTTGGCGTTCACGGCGTGTGCGGCATTGTTGGCTGCATCCTGACCGGCGTTTTCGCTGCCAGCTCCCTGGGTGGCGTGGGCTTTGCCGAGGGCGTGACCATGGGGCATCAGCTGCTGGTGCAACTGGAAAGCGTGGCAATCACCATCGTCTGGTCCGGCGTGGTGGCCTTCATTGGCTATAAGCTGGCGGATATGACGGTTGGTCTGCGCGTACCGGAAGAGCAGGAACGCGAAGGTCTGGATGTGAACAGCCACGGCGAGAACGCTTACAACGCCTGA
- the cof gene encoding HMP-PP phosphatase — protein MARLAAFDMDGTLLMPNHHLGDETLSTLARLRERDITLTFATGRHVLEMRHILGSISLDAFLITGNGTRIHSLEGDVLHRQDLDPNVADMVLHQKWDTTASMHVFNDNGWFTGQEIPALLQAHVYSGFRYQIVDVKRIPAHQVTKVCFCGDHDSLIQLRIQLNEALGEQANLCFSAFDCLEVLPLGCNKGSALAVLSDHLGYSMAECMAFGDAMNDREMLGSVGRGLIMGNAMPQLIAELPHLSVIGHCRNQAVSHFLTHWLDNPNLPYSPE, from the coding sequence ATGGCTCGTCTGGCTGCATTTGATATGGATGGCACCCTTTTGATGCCGAATCACCATTTAGGTGACGAAACGCTTTCAACGCTGGCGCGCCTGCGTGAGCGCGATATCACCCTGACCTTTGCCACCGGCCGTCATGTGCTGGAGATGCGCCATATTTTGGGTTCTATCTCACTGGACGCTTTTTTGATCACGGGTAACGGCACGCGCATTCACTCTCTTGAGGGCGATGTGCTGCACCGCCAGGATCTGGATCCGAATGTTGCGGATATGGTGTTACATCAGAAGTGGGATACCACGGCGAGCATGCATGTCTTTAATGACAACGGTTGGTTTACCGGACAAGAAATTCCAGCGCTGCTGCAGGCGCATGTTTATAGCGGATTTCGCTACCAGATTGTAGATGTGAAACGTATTCCGGCGCATCAGGTCACGAAAGTCTGCTTCTGCGGCGATCATGACTCTCTGATCCAATTGCGCATTCAACTGAATGAAGCGCTCGGCGAACAGGCGAATCTCTGTTTTTCCGCGTTTGATTGCCTTGAGGTGCTGCCGTTGGGCTGCAACAAAGGCTCTGCGCTGGCGGTACTCAGCGACCACTTAGGGTATTCAATGGCTGAGTGTATGGCGTTTGGGGATGCAATGAACGATCGCGAAATGTTAGGCAGCGTTGGACGCGGCCTGATTATGGGTAACGCGATGCCGCAACTGATTGCTGAACTGCCTCATTTATCGGTGATCGGGCATTGCCGCAATCAGGCGGTATCACACTTTTTGACGCATTGGCTGGACAATCCAAATCTACCTTATTCCCCCGAATGA
- a CDS encoding PLP-dependent aminotransferase family protein has product MSSRRYGSQSLQRLLGHWQESPSRTPIWRQLAEALRLLILDGRLALDSRLPGERELAAVLQVSRTTVASAMAQLREEGYLESRHGSGSRVILPEHIRHVPTRTSTGTALDLSTAALSAGPEIHQAYQQALFAMPQHLLSSGYLPQGLSILRESIARHYCERGLPTQPDEIMVVNGAVSGLALILRLLTGPGDRVVVDHPTYPLAIAAIQGASCRPVGVSLPEHGWDTAGLVATIAQTAPRMAYLMPDFHNPTGRCMDAATRQVVADIAERTRTTLVIDETMVNLWYDAPPPPPLAAFNRDAPIILLGSAGKSFWGGLRLGWIRASARTIAALVQTRDTFDLGSPVLEQLATSWLLDNATNFLPDRRRLLTSQRDLCSSLMNSHFPEWQFTRPQGGLSYWVELPDTLATLFATRAESAGIQLGTGTRFGLDGAFDRFLRMPFTLPDDTARAAFRVLQPIWDNLRLQASSGKVRKII; this is encoded by the coding sequence ATGTCATCTCGCCGTTACGGAAGTCAATCTTTGCAGCGCCTGCTCGGGCACTGGCAGGAAAGCCCCTCGCGAACGCCCATCTGGCGGCAGCTGGCAGAAGCGTTACGTTTGCTGATCCTCGATGGCCGACTGGCGCTGGATAGCCGCTTGCCCGGTGAACGCGAGCTCGCTGCCGTTCTGCAAGTGAGCCGAACCACCGTCGCCAGCGCTATGGCGCAACTACGTGAAGAAGGATATCTGGAAAGTCGTCATGGTAGCGGCTCACGGGTGATCCTGCCGGAACATATTCGCCACGTGCCAACCCGGACCAGCACAGGCACTGCGCTTGATTTATCTACGGCGGCGCTGAGTGCCGGTCCCGAAATTCATCAGGCTTACCAGCAGGCGCTGTTTGCAATGCCGCAGCATTTGCTGAGCTCCGGATATCTGCCACAAGGGCTGTCGATTTTGCGTGAATCCATCGCCCGGCATTATTGCGAACGCGGACTTCCGACTCAGCCCGATGAAATAATGGTTGTAAACGGCGCGGTCAGCGGCCTGGCGCTGATCCTGCGTTTACTCACCGGCCCCGGCGATCGCGTCGTGGTCGATCACCCCACTTACCCGCTGGCGATTGCGGCAATACAAGGGGCGTCATGTCGCCCCGTCGGCGTATCGCTGCCCGAGCACGGTTGGGATACGGCAGGTCTGGTGGCAACAATCGCGCAAACCGCACCAAGAATGGCTTATCTGATGCCGGACTTTCACAATCCGACCGGGCGTTGTATGGATGCCGCCACTCGCCAGGTCGTGGCGGATATTGCGGAAAGAACCCGAACTACGTTAGTGATCGATGAGACCATGGTGAACCTGTGGTATGACGCCCCACCGCCACCGCCGCTTGCCGCATTCAACCGCGATGCGCCGATCATCCTGCTGGGTTCGGCAGGGAAAAGCTTTTGGGGCGGATTACGTCTGGGCTGGATTCGGGCATCGGCGCGTACCATTGCTGCGCTGGTACAAACCCGCGATACCTTCGATTTAGGTTCCCCGGTGCTTGAACAACTCGCCACCAGTTGGCTGCTGGATAACGCCACCAACTTTCTTCCTGACAGAAGACGCCTGCTCACATCGCAGCGAGATCTGTGCTCAAGCCTGATGAACTCACATTTCCCGGAATGGCAGTTTACCCGGCCACAAGGAGGACTCTCTTACTGGGTTGAACTGCCCGATACGCTGGCAACACTGTTCGCTACGCGCGCCGAAAGCGCAGGCATTCAGTTGGGGACCGGGACGCGGTTTGGCCTTGATGGCGCATTTGACCGCTTTTTGCGTATGCCTTTCACGTTACCGGATGACACAGCGCGTGCCGCCTTCAGGGTATTGCAACCCATTTGGGATAACCTGCGATTGCAGGCCAGCAGCGGGAAAGTGCGGAAGATAATCTAA
- a CDS encoding Lrp/AsnC family transcriptional regulator, translating into MLDKIDRKLLGLLQQDCTLSLQALADAVNLTTTPCWKRLKRLEDEGILLGRVALLDPEKLGLGLTAFVLIKTQHHSSEWYCRFVTEVTGMPEVLGFWRIAGEYDYLMRVQVADMKSYDEFYKRLVNSVPGLSDVTSSFAMEQIKYTTALPIE; encoded by the coding sequence ATGTTAGACAAAATTGACCGTAAGCTGCTCGGGTTACTGCAACAGGATTGCACCCTTTCTTTGCAGGCGTTAGCAGATGCCGTTAATCTGACTACCACCCCCTGCTGGAAACGTCTCAAACGACTTGAGGATGAAGGTATCCTGCTGGGCAGAGTCGCCCTGTTGGATCCAGAAAAACTGGGGTTGGGACTCACCGCATTTGTGCTGATCAAAACTCAGCATCACAGCAGCGAATGGTATTGCCGCTTTGTCACTGAAGTGACCGGAATGCCGGAGGTACTGGGGTTTTGGCGTATAGCGGGGGAATATGACTACCTGATGCGAGTGCAGGTCGCCGATATGAAAAGCTACGATGAATTCTATAAGCGCCTGGTGAACAGCGTTCCGGGCCTGTCTGATGTCACCTCCAGCTTTGCGATGGAACAGATTAAATACACAACTGCTCTACCTATTGAATAA
- a CDS encoding YbaY family lipoprotein yields the protein MKLVHMVSGLAVAVALAACADKSADIQTPAPSPNTSIADTQSKIQQPNVSGTVWIRQKVALPPDAVLTITLSDASLADAPSKVLSQKAVRTEGKQAPFSFVLPFNPADIQPNARILLSAAITVNDKLVFITDTVQTVINQGGTKADLTLVPVQQTAVPVQASGGATTTVPSTSPTQVNPSSAVPAPTQY from the coding sequence ATGAAACTCGTGCACATGGTAAGTGGTTTAGCGGTTGCGGTCGCTCTGGCGGCCTGTGCTGATAAAAGCGCGGATATTCAGACACCTGCGCCAAGCCCTAATACGTCAATTGCTGACACACAGTCTAAAATTCAGCAGCCGAATGTTTCCGGTACGGTATGGATCCGCCAGAAAGTGGCCTTGCCACCCGATGCGGTGCTGACCATTACGCTGTCGGATGCGTCGCTGGCCGATGCGCCGTCAAAAGTGCTGTCGCAAAAAGCGGTCCGTACTGAAGGTAAACAGGCGCCATTCAGCTTCGTATTACCGTTTAACCCGGCAGATATTCAACCTAATGCCCGTATTCTGCTGAGTGCGGCAATTACGGTGAATGACAAACTGGTCTTTATTACTGATACCGTTCAGACGGTCATTAATCAGGGGGGGACGAAAGCCGACCTGACGCTGGTCCCTGTACAGCAAACAGCAGTACCGGTTCAGGCGAGCGGTGGGGCGACGACCACGGTGCCGTCAACGTCACCAACCCAGGTTAATCCGTCGTCTGCGGTTCCTGCTCCCACGCAGTACTAA
- a CDS encoding PLP-dependent cysteine synthase family protein has protein sequence MMNSSWVKNAINEINADYQRSADTHLIRLSLPAFPGIQIYLKDESTHPTGSLKHRLARSLFLYGLCNGWIKEGTTIIESSSGSTAVSEAYFARLLGLPFIAVMPSCTAKRKIEQIEFYGGRCHFVESACEIYAASEQLARELNGHYMDQFTYAERATDWRGNNNIADSIFRQMQCEPNPVPRHIVMSAGTGGTSATIGRYIRCQGYDTHLMVVDPENSVFLPFWQDRDATQRSPVGSKIEGIGRPRVEPSFIPDVVDEMLRVPDAASVATAHWLETQLGRKVGASTGTNMWGTLQLAARMRDAGVTGSLVTLLCDSGERYLETYYNPQWVDAHIGDLTPWKAELARLLNTH, from the coding sequence ATGATGAATAGCTCCTGGGTTAAAAACGCCATCAATGAAATCAACGCGGATTACCAGCGTTCTGCAGATACGCATCTCATTCGACTGTCGCTACCGGCGTTCCCGGGCATTCAGATCTATTTAAAAGATGAGAGCACGCATCCGACCGGGAGCCTGAAGCATCGTCTGGCGCGCTCACTGTTTCTGTACGGATTGTGCAATGGCTGGATCAAAGAAGGCACCACCATCATTGAATCATCCTCCGGTTCAACGGCGGTCTCCGAGGCTTATTTCGCCCGATTGTTAGGGCTACCATTTATTGCCGTCATGCCTTCCTGTACGGCGAAACGTAAAATTGAACAGATTGAATTTTACGGCGGTCGCTGTCATTTCGTGGAAAGCGCCTGTGAAATCTATGCGGCTTCTGAGCAGCTGGCGCGTGAGCTGAACGGCCATTACATGGACCAGTTCACCTACGCTGAACGCGCCACCGACTGGCGTGGCAATAATAATATTGCCGACAGCATCTTTCGTCAGATGCAGTGCGAGCCCAATCCCGTCCCCCGCCATATTGTGATGAGCGCCGGAACCGGCGGCACCTCGGCAACCATTGGTCGCTATATTCGCTGTCAGGGCTACGACACTCATCTGATGGTAGTAGACCCGGAAAACTCGGTCTTTCTGCCCTTCTGGCAGGATCGCGATGCCACGCAACGCAGCCCGGTGGGAAGCAAAATCGAAGGCATTGGCCGCCCGCGCGTCGAACCGTCTTTCATTCCTGACGTGGTTGACGAAATGCTGCGCGTTCCCGATGCCGCAAGCGTGGCCACCGCACACTGGCTGGAAACGCAGTTGGGCCGCAAAGTCGGTGCTTCAACGGGCACCAACATGTGGGGAACGCTGCAACTCGCCGCTCGTATGCGCGATGCAGGCGTTACCGGTTCACTGGTAACGCTGCTGTGCGACAGCGGCGAACGCTATCTGGAAACCTACTACAACCCGCAGTGGGTGGACGCGCACATCGGTGACTTAACGCCGTGGAAAGCAGAACTCGCCCGACTGCTAAACACCCATTAA
- a CDS encoding SmdB family multidrug efflux ABC transporter permease/ATP-binding protein — translation MRSFGQLWPTLKRLLAYGSPWRKQLAIAVVMLWVAAAAEVSGPLLISYFIDNMVAKNNLPLAMVTGLVAAYVGLQLLAAGLHYAQSLLFNQAAVGVVQQLRTDVMDAALRQPLSAFDTQPVGQLISRVTNDTEVIRDLYVTVVATVLRSAALIGAMLVAMFSLEWRMALVAMAIFPAVLVVMVIYQRYSTPIVRRVRAYLADINDGFNEVINGMSVIQQFRQQARFGERMGEASRSHYMARMQTLRLDGFLLRPLLSLFSALILCGLLMLFSFTSGSAIEVGVLYAFISYLGRLNEPLIELTTQQSMLQQAVVAGERVFELMDGPRQRYGEDDRPLKSGDIEVDNVSFAYRDDNLVLQNISLSVPSRSFVALVGHTGSGKSTLASLLMGYYPLTQGEIRLDGRPLSSLSHSALRQGIAMVQQDPVVMADTFLANVTLGRDISEERVWQALETVQLAELARGLSEGIHTRLGEQGNNLSVGQKQLLALARVLVETPQVLILDEATASIDSGTEQAIQHALAAVREHTTLVVIAHRLSTIVDADTILVLHRGQAVERGTHQQLLAAQGRYWQMYQLQLAGEELAASTQEDSVIA, via the coding sequence ATGCGTAGTTTCGGGCAATTATGGCCGACTCTGAAAAGACTGCTGGCGTATGGCTCTCCATGGCGCAAACAGCTGGCAATCGCGGTCGTCATGCTGTGGGTAGCGGCTGCGGCGGAAGTCAGCGGTCCGCTGCTGATTAGCTATTTTATCGATAACATGGTGGCGAAGAACAATCTGCCGTTGGCGATGGTCACCGGGCTGGTTGCGGCGTATGTCGGCCTGCAACTGCTGGCGGCAGGACTGCATTATGCGCAGTCGTTGTTGTTTAACCAGGCGGCGGTAGGCGTAGTACAACAGTTACGCACCGACGTAATGGACGCTGCGCTGCGCCAGCCGCTCAGCGCTTTTGATACTCAGCCCGTCGGGCAGCTTATCTCCCGCGTGACCAATGACACCGAAGTGATCCGCGACCTGTATGTGACAGTGGTGGCAACGGTCCTGCGCAGCGCGGCTTTAATCGGCGCCATGCTGGTAGCGATGTTCAGCCTCGAGTGGCGTATGGCGTTGGTGGCGATGGCCATTTTCCCCGCTGTGCTGGTGGTGATGGTGATTTACCAACGCTACAGCACCCCGATTGTGCGCCGGGTGCGCGCTTATCTGGCGGATATTAACGATGGCTTTAATGAAGTCATCAACGGCATGAGCGTTATCCAGCAGTTCCGTCAGCAGGCGCGGTTTGGCGAGAGAATGGGGGAAGCCAGCCGCTCGCACTATATGGCGCGTATGCAGACTCTGCGACTGGATGGTTTTTTGCTGCGTCCGCTGCTGAGCCTTTTCTCGGCGCTGATCCTCTGCGGTTTGCTGATGCTGTTCAGTTTTACCTCTGGCAGCGCCATCGAGGTTGGCGTGCTGTACGCGTTTATCAGCTATCTCGGCCGTTTGAACGAACCGCTGATCGAGCTGACCACCCAGCAATCAATGCTGCAGCAGGCGGTTGTTGCCGGTGAGAGGGTATTCGAGCTGATGGACGGGCCTCGTCAGCGTTATGGTGAAGATGATCGACCGCTTAAAAGCGGAGACATTGAGGTGGATAACGTTTCATTTGCCTATCGTGACGACAATCTGGTGCTGCAAAACATCAGTCTGTCCGTGCCTTCGCGTAGCTTTGTGGCTTTGGTCGGACACACCGGCAGCGGCAAAAGTACGCTGGCCAGCCTGCTGATGGGGTACTACCCGCTGACGCAGGGTGAAATCCGCCTTGACGGACGTCCTCTGTCTTCACTGAGCCATAGTGCGTTACGTCAGGGCATCGCGATGGTGCAGCAGGATCCGGTGGTGATGGCGGATACCTTCCTGGCAAATGTCACGCTGGGCCGCGATATCTCAGAAGAGCGGGTATGGCAGGCGTTGGAGACCGTGCAACTGGCTGAACTGGCTCGGGGTCTGAGCGAGGGGATTCATACCCGGCTGGGTGAGCAGGGCAATAATCTCTCCGTTGGGCAAAAACAGCTGCTGGCTCTGGCGCGGGTATTGGTTGAAACGCCGCAGGTGCTGATCCTCGATGAAGCCACGGCCAGTATTGACTCCGGGACTGAGCAAGCCATTCAGCACGCTCTGGCGGCGGTGCGTGAACACACTACGCTGGTGGTGATTGCGCATCGGTTATCGACGATTGTCGATGCAGATACCATTTTGGTGCTGCATCGCGGTCAGGCGGTTGAGCGTGGTACGCACCAGCAATTACTGGCGGCGCAAGGCCGTTACTGGCAGATGTATCAGCTGCAGCTGGCGGGGGAAGAGCTAGCCGCCAGCACGCAAGAGGATTCTGTTATCGCCTGA
- the glnK gene encoding P-II family nitrogen regulator has translation MKLVTVVIKPFKLEDVREALSSIGIQGLTVTEVKGFGRQKGHAELYRGAEYSVNFLPKVKIDVAIADDQLDGVIDVISKAAYTGKIGDGKIFVAELQRVIRIRTGEADEAAL, from the coding sequence ATGAAGCTGGTTACCGTGGTAATCAAACCGTTCAAACTGGAAGACGTCCGTGAAGCACTGTCGTCTATTGGTATTCAGGGGCTGACCGTCACCGAAGTGAAGGGGTTTGGCCGACAGAAAGGTCATGCTGAGCTGTACCGTGGGGCTGAATATAGCGTCAATTTTCTGCCAAAGGTGAAGATTGATGTCGCGATTGCCGACGACCAACTGGATGGCGTGATTGATGTCATCAGTAAGGCGGCATACACCGGAAAAATTGGCGACGGCAAAATTTTCGTCGCCGAGCTGCAACGTGTGATTCGTATTCGTACCGGCGAAGCCGACGAAGCCGCACTGTAA